A genomic window from Solanum stenotomum isolate F172 chromosome 10, ASM1918654v1, whole genome shotgun sequence includes:
- the LOC125843047 gene encoding mitogen-activated protein kinase kinase kinase 20-like, with translation MMWKKLKVLGAGSYGTVSLATPLPQYYSGTAIYGAVKSAEVAHSSSLQAEGKILDELKGSDYVVECIGEDVSIENDKHTYNLMLEYAAGGTLHDLIHNPLNLIMGESEVAYYSFQILTGISHIHRNGYIHCDLKPANILVFPRAQIDVPDLKLADFGLSLRTDESLAYRGEHSKNSSYHSHRGTLIYAAPECLVYGIHGRAVDIWALGCIVVEMLTGKRLWPVHKNKDELMFMIAHKKPEIPKNISDEAKDFLSKCLEKDNCLRYSADLLLDHPFIKNSCYKKLMENRLMYPYVRLGCRDWVSSEHLFSTISPRDYNLRGSMSAM, from the coding sequence ATGATGTGGAAAAAGCTTAAGGTGTTGGGAGCTGGTTCTTACGGAACTGTGTCTCTTGCAACGCCGTTACCACAATACTATTCGGGAACTGCAATATATGGAGCTGTTAAATCAGCTGAAGTTGCTCATTCGTCTTCGCTCCAAGCGGAAGGAAAAATATTGGATGAATTGAAAGGGTCGGATTATGTAGTTGAATGTATCGGAGAAGATGTGAGCATAGAAAACGATAAGCACACTTATAATCTCATGCTCGAGTATGCTGCTGGTGGAACTTTGCATGATTTAATTCATAACCCGTTGAATTTGATTATGGGGGAATCAGAGGTTGCTTACTACAGTTTTCAAATCTTAACCGGAATTTCTCATATTCATCGTAATGGTTACATACATTGCGATCTGAAACCGGCTAATATACTTGTTTTTCCTCGTGCACAAATTGATGTTCCAGATTTGAAGTTGGCTGATTTTGGATTGTCGTTGAGAACAGATGAATCGCTTGCATATAGGGGAGAACATTCGAAGAATAGTAGCTATCATAGCCATAGAGGAACTCTGATATACGCAGCCCCTGAATGTTTAGTGTATGGGATTCACGGTAGAGCTGTTGATATTTGGGCACTTGGCTGCATTGTGGTGGAGATGCTTACTGGGAAGCGATTATGGCCTGTACATAAAAACAAGGATGAATTAATGTTCATGATTGCGCATAAAAAACCAGAGATTCCAAAAAATATATCAGATGAAGCGAAGGACTTTTTAAGCAAGTGTTTGGAAAAGGATAACTGTTTGAGATATAGTGCTGATTTGTTGCTTGATCATCCATTCATCAAGAACAGTTGTTATAAGAAGCTGATGGAAAATCGATTAATGTATCCTTATGTTCGTCTAGGATGCAGAGATTGGGTTTCTTCAGAGCACTTGTTTTCGACAATCAGTCCTCGTGACTACAACTTGAGAGGATCAATGTCTGCTATGTAA
- the LOC125878488 gene encoding exocyst complex component EXO70A1-like: MMEKGVEHLISARKSMRVNLEKSKAIGLSLEKARPRLVEINQRLPSLEAAIRPIRADQDALGAVVGHINRAVVPAAAVLKVFDAIHGLENSLSDPESDLPGYFGVLKRLKEALRFLGENCDMAIQWLADIVEYLEDHNVADGKFISSLKKALTALRELHSGEDGSCLDGGLLEVALDRLENEFRRLLTENSVPLPMSTSDLPGEQACIAPSLLPVAVIKKLQSILGRLVANNRLEKCVLIYVEVRSSNVRESLQALNLDYLEISVSEFNDVQSIEGHIANWGKHLEFAVKHLLEAEYKLCNDVFDRLGLDVWMGCFAKIASQAGILAFLQFGKTVTESKKDPIKMLKLLDIFASLNKLRLDFNRLFGGAACAEIQRLTRDLIKRVIDGASELFWELQVQVELQRQIPPPPDGGVPKLIIFITDYCNKLLGDDYKPMLTQVLVIERSWKREIFQERLLFDELLNIMRAVQLNLETWSKGYKDDTLSCVFLMNNHCHLYKDLKGTKLGILLGDSWLREHEQYKEYYSAVFLKESWAKLPALLSREGLILFSGGRATARDLVKKRLKAFNEAFDDMYKKQSNWIMLDKELREKTCQLIIQAIVPVYRSYMQNYGPLVEQEGNSKYAKYTVQSLEKMLNSLFVPKPTRQGSFKVRVPSGKFNNSVADQNQTAFVK; encoded by the coding sequence atgATGGAAAAAGGTGTTGAACATTTGATATCTGCTAGGAAATCTATGAGGGTTAATTTAGAGAAATCTAAAGCTATAGGTTTGTCTCTTGAAAAAGCTAGGCCAAGATTAGTTGAGATTAATCAGAGATTGCCTTCTTTGGAGGCTGCGATTAGGCCAATTAGGGCTGATCAAGATGCTCTTGGGGCTGTCGTTGGGCATATTAATCGTGCTGTGGTACCTGCTGCTGCTGTTCTTAAGGTTTTTGATGCTATTCATGGGCTTGAGAACTCGTTGTCTGATCCTGAATCTGATCTCCCTGGGTACTTTGGTGTGCTCAAGAGGCTTAAGGAGGCATTACGATTTTTGGGGGAGAATTGTGACATGGCGATTCAGTGGTTGGCGGACATTGTGGAGTATCTGGAGGATCATAATGTTGCTGATGGCAAGTTTATTTCTAGTTTAAAGAAGGCGTTGACTGCTCTGAGGGAGTTGCATAGTGGGGAGGATGGGAGTTGTCTTGATGGAGGACTTCTTGAGGTTGCGTTGGATAGATTGGAAAATGAATTTAGGCGGTTATTGACTGAAAATAGTGTTCCGTTGCCTATGTCTACTTCGGACTTACCAGGTGAACAAGCCTGCATAGCTCCATCCCTTTTGCCTGTGGCTGTTATAAAGAAGCTACAGAGTATACTTGGCAGATTGGTTGCAAATAACAGGCTTGAAAAGTGTGTGTTAATCTATGTTGAAGTACGGAGTTCTAATGTCAGGGAAAGTTTGCAGGCACTTAATTTGGATTACCTCGAGATTTCAGTCTCTGAGTTCAATGACGTGCAGAGCATAGAGGGCCACATTGCTAATTGGGGTAAGCATCTAGAGTTTGCTGTGAAACATCTTTTAGAGGCTGAGTATAAACTCTGTAATGATGTCTTTGATAGATTAGGATTGGATGTGTGGATGGGTTGTTTCGCTAAAATAGCTTCCCAGGCAGGTATTCTTGCATTCCTTCAGTTTGGAAAAACTGTTACGGAGAGTAAGAAGGATCCAATTAAGATGTTAAAACTGTTAGATATCTTTGCATCTTTAAACAAACTGAGATTGGATTTCAATCGTCTCTTTGGTGGAGCTGCATGTGCTGAAATCCAGAGGTTGACGAGGGATCTCATCAAGAGGGTGATTGATGGGGCTAGTGAACTCTTCTGGGAACTTCAGGTTCAAGTTGAATTGCAGAGGCAAATACCACCTCCTCCAGATGGTGGTGTCCCAAAACTTATCATCTTTATCACCGACTACTGCAATAAGCTGCTTGGAGATGATTATAAGCCAATGCTCACCCAAGTTTTGGTAATTGAAAGAAGTTGGAAGCGTGAAATATTTCAAGAGCGGCTTCTCTTTGATGAGCTACTGAATATTATGAGAGCTGTTCAGCTTAATCTAGAGACATGGTCCAAGGGATACAAAGATGATACCTTGTCATGCGTGTTCTTGATGAACAATCATTGTCATCTTTACAAGGATCTGAAAGGCACAAAGCTTGGTATTCTTTTGGGAGATTCTTGGTTGAGAGAACATGAACAGTACAAGGAGTACTATTCTGCCGTTTTCTTGAAAGAGAGCTGGGCTAAGCTTCCAGCTCTATTAAGCCGGGAAGGTCTTATTCTCTTCTCTGGTGGGCGTGCCACTGCTCGCGATCTTGTTAAGAAAAGATTAAAAGCTTTTAATGAAGCTTTTGATGACATGTATAAGAAGCAGTCTAATTGGATCATGCTTGACAAAGAGCTAAGAGAAAAGACATGCCAGCTCATCATTCAGGCGATTGTACCTGTATATCGGAGTTACATGCAGAACTATGGGCCGTTGGTTGAACAAGAAGGAAATTCCAAATATGCAAAATACACTGTTCAGTCTTTGGAGAAAATGTTGAATTCTCTTTTTGTTCCAAAGCCCACAAGACAGGGTAGTTTCAAAGTTCGAGTACCTAGTGGAAAGTTCAACAATAGCGTTGCAGATCAGAATCAAACTGCATTCGTTAAGTAA
- the LOC125878490 gene encoding trifunctional UDP-glucose 4,6-dehydratase/UDP-4-keto-6-deoxy-D-glucose 3,5-epimerase/UDP-4-keto-L-rhamnose-reductase RHM1-like: protein MSSEPAPYVPKNVLITGAAGFIPSHVTNRLTKLYPNYRIVALDKLDYCSSLKNLEPSYSCPNFKFVKADITSADLINHLLVEEKIDTIMHFAAQTHVDNSFGNSFEFTINNIYGTHVLLEACKLTKSIKRFIHVSTDEVYGETDLETDIGNPEASQLLPTNPYSATKAGAEMLVMAYNRSYGLPTITTRGNNVYGPNQFPEKLIPKFIILAMKGERLPIHGDGTNVRSYLYSADVAEAFDVILHKGVIGHVYNIGTKKERAVLDVAADICKLFGKNAQEVIELVQDRPFNDQRYFLDDQKLKKLGWQERTTWEAGLKMTLDWYTKNPDWWGDITGALHPHPRISNIVPSHDEGCLLQLVKGSNKGCGSDLKFLIYGKTGWIGGLLGKICDERGISYEYGLGRLQDRSSLMQDMIRVKPTHVFNAAGVTGRPNVDWCESHKAETIRTNVAGTLTLADICREADILVMNFATGCIFEYDERHPLGSGIGFKEEDKPNFTGSFYSKTKAMVEELLKEYDNVCTLRVRMPISSDLSNPRNFITKITRYDKVVNIPNSMTVLDELLPISIEMAKRNCRGIWNFTNPGVVSHNEILEMYKDYIDPQFKWQNFDLQEQAKVIVAPRSNNELDMTKLKKEFPELLSIKDSIIKYVFGPNKKT, encoded by the exons ATGTCGTCCGAACCAGCTCCTTATGTACCCAAAAATGTCCTCATAACGGGTGCAGCAGGCTTCATTCCCTCTCATGTAACCAATAGATTGACTAAGCTTTATCCTAACTACAGGATTGTTGCTCTTGACAAGCTCGATTATTGTTCGAGTCTAAAGAATTTGGAGCCAAGTTACTCATGTCcgaatttcaaatttgtcaagGCTGATATTACGAGTGCTGATCTTATCAACCATCTTTTGGTTGAGGAGAAGATTGACACAATTATGCATTTTGCAGCACAGACTCATGTGGATAATTCATTTGGAAACTCGTTCGAGTTCACCATCAATAATATTTATGGTACTCATGTGCTTCTCGAGGCTTGTAAGTTGACGAAATCCATCAAAAGATTCATTCATGTCAGTACGGATGAAGTGTATGGCGAAACTGATTTGGAGACTGACATTGGCAATCCTGAAGCTTCTCAACTCCTTCCTACTAATCCATATTCCGCGACTAAAGCTGGAGCTGAAATGCTTGTCATGGCTTATAACAGGTCTTATGGCCTACCAACAATCACTACTCGAGGGAATAATGTGTATGGCCCAAATCAGTTCCCTGAGAAGTTGATTCCAAAGTTCATTATTCTAGCAATGAAGGGTGAGCGTTTGCCAATTCATGGCGATGGAACAAATGTTAGGAGCTATTTGTACTCTGCTGATGTTGCTGAGGCATTTGATGTGATACTGCATAAAGGGGTTATTGGACATGTGTATAACATTGGCACTAAGAAAGAGAGGGCAGTTTTGGACGTGGCTGCAGACATATGCAAATTATTCGGAAAGAATGCTCAAGAAGTTATCGAGCTTGTCCAAGATAGGCCTTTTAATGACCAAAGGTATTTCCTGGATGATCAAAAGCTTAAGAAGTTAGGGTGGCAAGAAAGGACTACTTGGGAGGCAGGACTAAAGATGACACTCGATTGGTACACCAAAAATCCCGATTGGTGGGGTGATATAACCGGAGCCCTTCACCCACATCCGAGAATTTCAAACATTGTGCCTTCACATGATGAAGGGTGTCTGTTGCAGCTTGTAAAAGGAAGCAACAAAGGTTGTGGCTCAGACTTGAAGTTCTTGATTTACGGAAAAACAGGTTGGATTGGAGGGTTGTTAGGAAAGATTTGTGATGAACGTGGAATATCATACGAGTATGGATTAGGACGACTACAGGATAGGAGTTCTCTAATGCAAGACATGATAAGAGTAAAACCAACTCATGTATTCAACGCGGCTGGTGTTACTGGGAGGCCTAATGTGGATTGGTGTGAATCACATAAAGCAGAGACAATTAGAACGAACGTTGCTGGTACACTAACTTTAGCTGATATCTGCAGAGAAGCAGATATCTTAGTGATGAATTTCGCGACAGGTTGCATATTTGAATATGATGAAAGGCATCCACTAGGCTCAGGCATCGGATTCAAAGAGGAAGACAAACCAAATTTTACAGGATCCTTTTACTCGAAGACCAAAGCCATG GTTGAAGAGCTTCTAAAAGAATATGATAATGTTTGCACTCTCAGAGTAAGAATGCCAATATCATCAGACCTTAGTAACCCGAGAAACTTCATTACAAAGATAACGCGTTATGATAAAGTGGTAAACATCCCAAATAGCATGACAGTTCTAGATGAGTTACTACCAATCTCTATTGAAATGGCAAAGAGAAACTGTAGAGGGATATGGAACTTCACTAATCCGGGAGTTGTGAGCCACAACGAGATTCTAGAGATGTATAAAGACTACATCGATCCCCAATTCAAATGGCAGAATTTCGATCTTCAAGAACAAGCCAAAGTGATCGTTGCACCACGAAGTAACAATGAGCTTGACATGACAAAGCTGaaaaaagagtttccagaattGCTATCAATCAAAGATTCAATCATCAAGTATGTCTTCGGACCTAACAAAAAGacataa